Proteins found in one Drosophila busckii strain San Diego stock center, stock number 13000-0081.31 chromosome 2R, ASM1175060v1, whole genome shotgun sequence genomic segment:
- the LOC108597601 gene encoding histone-lysine N-methyltransferase eggless, producing the protein MDCDVETVASAGVSDAAEAAETTAKTTTTETDANTGEATKQQSATAKSTEDENKSEVAATAKESVGEEVKEEITKSSQNEEESAVDETTTLDKPIEADLDSSIILLESPVQSAADGESEAIEEVTDEVTPPEEEHSLKQDTVASDSSVELIDSPSKAAAKAASEKEEIKELERVEMETEDVKSDDSVELISSTQETTEEKEDVSDKDQVTENIAKDPEPTEAEQKAADVDSDNSVELISSPRKIAKMEIDEQQSDAAITEMDENKETSQEDENQEPSKIEPMDICEQSSESKDINQEDNCLLEPNTAPIEEKACAADLNEDYGVYYNKDCLNCNCGRLHKQYMLATLAVLNFYKVPRKMHKRQYVCMGCFDAALDVYEDYAGYLLAKQPLLLREFKQENADFVALDSSEDEETDDQPDKGEFSTDDLALIEEELEAAVSNVLERVGMSDQMAWSHTILQAKSDRIGRDIELANVELSKLQNMADKMHFALYNSCQVVHKHMPPLDVYHNNSDFVQVPPAGEIERPPIQLNETYYAVKNKAIASWVSVKVVEFTESTAVGGNIMKSYKIRYLNSPYHMVKTITAKHLAYFEPPPVRLTIGTRVIAFFDGSTLSRGKAMVQSAFYPGIIAEPLKQANGFRYLIFYDDGYTQYVQHNDVRLVCQTSERVWEDVHPGSRDFIQKYIEKYSVNRPMVQCTRGQSMNTESNGTWLYARVMDIDCSLVLMQFDDDKNHTEWIYRGSLRLGPVFKETQNALNSANAMQQHRLRRTIPFIRYTEEMESSSRQVQQQKRDKARKSSAAPQQIEMQAPASDSSPCSSAAAAAASATGKTVRHLNNSTIYVDDENRPKGNVVYFTAKRNLPPKMYTPHECWPGCLFKIVHRLDSYSPLAKPLLSGWERLVFKQKTKRNVVYRGPCGKSLRNLDEVHRYLRATENVLNVENFDFTPDLRCLAEYTIDKRIVKEADISHGQEKMAIPLVNYYDNTLPPPCTYASQRIPTEGVHLNVDEEFLVGCDCEDDCSDKSKCACWQLTVAGVRYCNPNKPIEEIGYQYKRLHEHVPTGIYECNSRCKCKQNCLNRVVQHSLEMKLQVFKTSNRGWGLRCVNDIPKGAFICIYAGHLLTETKANEGGLDAGDEYFADLDYIEVAEQLKEGYESDVEHSPAEEDEEPYVPDPEDDDDEFTPKKYYQPRKKDKLMRVSRRNSNPVNVQDSQERAVINFNPNADMDETVRENSVRRLFGKEEAPYIMDAKTTGNLGRYFNHSCAPNLFVQNVFVDTHDLRFPWVAFFSANHIRSGTELTWNYNYEVGVVAGKVLYCQCGAANCRIRLL; encoded by the exons atggaTTGCGACGTGGAAACTGTTGCCAGTGCCGGCGTTTCTGAtgctgctgaagctgcagagacaacagcaaaaacaacaaccactGAGACAGATGCAAACACTGGGGAGGCAACTAAACAACAAAGTGCAACAGCCAAAAGCACTGAAgatgaaaataaaagcgagGTAGCAGCAACTGCGAAGGAGTCTGTGGGCGAAGAAGTCAAAGAAGAAATAACCAAAAGTTCGCAGAATGAGGAAGAGAGTGCAGTTGATGAAACCACTACTTTAGATAAGCCAATTGAAGCTGACTTAGACAGCAGTATTATATTGCTGGAAAGCCCGGTGCAGTCAGCAGCTGATGGCGAATCTGAAGCTATAGAAGAAGTCACAGATGAAGTCACGCCTCCGGAAGAGGAGCATAGTTTAAAGCAAGACACTGTAGCGAGCGATAGCAGCGTTGAGCTCATTGACAGTCCAAGCAAGGCGGCAGCAAAGGCAGCGTCAGAGAAAGAGGAAATTAAAGAATTGGAAAGAGTTGAAATGGAAACGGAAGATGTCAAAAGCGATGACAGCGTAGAGCTGATAAGCAGCACACAGGAGACAACTGAAGAGAAAGAAGATGTTAGTGACAAAGATCAGGTGACAGAAAATATAGCAAAAGACCCAGAACCAACTGAGGCAGAACAGAAAGCTGCTGATGTTGACAGTGACAACAGCGTGGAGTTGATTAGTAGTCCTcgaaaaattgctaaaatggAGATTGATGAACAGCAATCGGATGCAGCCATTACAGAGATGGatgaaaataaagaaacatcACAAGAAGATGAAAATCAAGAGCCGTCGAAAATCGAGCCCATGGACATATGTGAGCAGAGCAGTGAGAGCAAAGACATAAATCAAGAAGACAACTGCCTGTTAGAGCCTAACACAGCACCAATAGAAGAAAAAGCATGTGCGGCTGATTTAAATGAAGATTATGGGGTATACTACAACAAGGATTGtcttaattgcaattgtggcAGGCTGCATAAGCAATATATGCTGGCAACACTGGCCGTGCTGAACTTCTACAAGGTGCCCAGAAAGATGCACAAGCGTCAATATGTGTGCATGGGTTGCTTTGATGCGGCATTGGATGTCTACGAG gATTACGCTGGTTATTTGCTAGCtaagcagccgctgctgctgcgcgaaTTTAAGCAGGAGAATGCTGACTTTGTTGCCTTGGACAGCAGTGAAGATGAGGAGACTGATGACCAGCCGGATAAAGGTGAATTCTCTACAGATGATTTGGCATTAATTGAAGAAGAACTAGAGGCTGCCGTGAGCAATGTATTGGAGCGTGTGGGCATGTCCGATCAAATGGCCTGGTCTCACACCATATTGCAAGCCAAATCGGACCGCATTGGACGTGACATCGAGCTGGCTAATGTAGAGTTGAGTAAACTGCAAAATATGGCCGACAAAATGCACTTTGCGCTCTATAATTCCTGTCAGGTGGTGCACAAGCACATGCCACCACTCGATGTGTATCACAATAATTCCGATTTTGTA caagTGCCGCCAGCGGGTGAAATAGAGCGGCCACCCATACAGCTCAATGAGACTTATTATGCGgtcaaaaataaagcaattgccAGCTGGGTGTCAGTTAAAGTCGTCGAATTCACGGAGAGCACTGCTGTGGGCGGCAACATAATGAAGAGCTACAAGATACGTTATTTGAATTCGCCATATCATATGGTCAAGACCATAACCGCCAAGCACTTGGCTTACTTTGAGCCGCCGCCAGTGCGTTTGACTATAG GCACTCGCGTCATTGCCTTCTTTGATGGCAGCACCTTGTCGCGTGGCAAGGCCATGGTGCAAAGCGCTTTCTATCCCGGCATAATAGCCGAGCCTTTGAAGCAAGCCAATGGTTTTCGTTATCTCATCTTCTATGACGATGGCTATACACAGTATGTGCAGCATAATGATGTGCGCTTGGTTTGTCAGACGTCGGAGCGAGTCTGGGAGGATGTGCATCCGGGCTCACGTGATTTTATAcagaaatatatagaaaagtaTTCGGTGAATCGTCCAATGGTGCAGTGCACGCGTGGGCAGAGCATGAACACCGAGTCCAATGGCACTTGGTTGTATGCGCGCGTCATGGACATTGATTGCAGCCTGGTGCTGATGCAGTTCGATGATGATAAGAACCACACCGAGTGGATATATCGCGGCTCCTTGCGACTGGGTCCAGTTTTTAAGGAAACCCAAAATGCGTTGAATAGCGCCAATGCCATGCAACAACATCGTCTGCGACGCACCATACCCTTTATACGCTACACCGAAGAAATGGAATCCAGCAGCCGTcaggtgcagcagcaaaaacgcGACAAGGCGCGCAAGAGCAGCGCCGCACCTCAGCAGATCGAGATGCAGGCCCCAGCAAGCGACTCATCTCCCTGTTCAtctgcagccgccgcagcagcttcagcaacTGGCAAAACTGTGCGACATTTGAACAATTCAACTATTTATGTGGACGATGAGAATCGGCCTAAGGGTAATGTGGTCTATTTTACCGCCAAGCGTAATTTGCCACCCAAGATGTACACGCCTCATGAGTGCTGGCCAGGTTGTCTGTTCAAGATTGTGCATCGCCTGGATAGCTATAGTCCGCTGGCCAAGCCTTTGCTGTCGGGCTGGGAGCGTCTGGTGTTCAAGCAAAAGACCAAGCGTAATGTAGTTTATCGTGGACCCTGCGGCAAGAGTCTGCGCAATCTGGACGAAGTGCACAGATATTTGCGTGCCACAGAAAATGTGCTTAATGTGGAGAACTTTGATTTTACGCCGGATCTTCGCTGCCTGGCAGAGTATACCATAGATAAAAGAATTGTCAAAGAGGCAGATATATCCCATGGTCAGGAAAAGATGGCCATACCCTTGGTCAACTATTATGACAACACGCTGCCTCCGCCTTGTACATATGCAAGCCAGCGCATACCTACAGAGGGTGTTCACCTGAATGTCGACGAGGAGTTCCTTGTAGGCTGTGACTGCGAGGATGACTGCTCT GACAAGTCAAAGTGCGCCTGCTGGCAGCTGACTGTGGCCGGCGTTAGATATTGTAATCCCAACAAGCCAATTGAGGAGATTGGTTACCAATACAAGCGTCTGCATGAACATGTGCCCACTGGCATCTACGAGTGCAACTCACGCTGCAAATGCAAGCAGAATTGTCTAAACCGCGTCGTTCAACACTCGCTGGAGATGAAACTGCAAGTGTTTAAGACCTCGAATCGTGGCTGGGGTCTACGCTGTGTCAACGATATACCCAAGGGTGCCTTTATCTGCATCTATGCCGGGCATTTGCTGACGGAAACTAAGGCGAATGAGGGTGGCTTGGATGCGGGTGATGAGTACTTTGCGGACCTGGATTACATTGAAGTGGCTGAGCAGCTTAAAGAAGGTTACGAGTCGGATGTAGAGCATTCGCCCGCAGAGGAGGATGAGGAGCCTTATGTGCCAGATCcagaggatgatgatgatgagtttACGCCAAAAAAGTATTACCAGCCACGCAAAAAGGATAAGCTGATGCGTGTTTCCCGCAGAAATTCCAATCCAGTCAATGTACAAGATTCTCAAGAGCGCGCTGTTATCAACTTTAATCCCAATGCGGATATGGATGAAACAGTACGCGAGAATTCAGTACGTCGGCTTTTTGGCAAAGAGGAGGCGCCCTACATTATGGATGCAAAAACTACCGGAAATTTGGGACGTTATTTTaat CATTCATGTGCACCcaatttgtttgtgcaaaatgtttttgttgacACGCATGATCTGCGCTTCCCTTGGGTCGCATTCTTCTCGGCTAATCACATAAGATCTGGTACCGAACTGACATGGAATTATAACTATGAAGTGGGCGTGGTGGCTGGCAAGGTGCTCTATTGTCAATGCGGCGCCGCTAATTGTCGCATACGTTTGCtctaa
- the LOC108595163 gene encoding polyadenylate-binding protein 3, whose amino-acid sequence MASSDSGSDYEIELYLKPKRVRRAVNDDTADLLGNFDDEKRKEIFEGTYEDKDANKNPSDSDSSNEENGDDSESEAEPAAASEPGENSAESDGEEEEAQPDGHITSDQLTSLLRGASKANRHVLYVTNLNFETTKDDLESHFSVAGTIKGIRIPKKRRGGFAFVEMADLVSFQKGFQLHNTELQGRKIKVQISEAGKKKSANKKNIIKQKNRKLAEMRNEQKTFTKSGKFYDKDLKKEKAKDLLARKRWRKNPAPRK is encoded by the coding sequence ATGGCCAGCTCTGATTCTGGCAGTGATTATGAGATAGAATTGTACCTAAAGCCAAAGCGAGTGCGGCGTGCTGTTAATGATGACACGGCGGACCTCTTGGGCAATTTCGATGACGAGAAACGCAAAGAGATCTTTGAAGGTACCTATGAAGACAAGGATGCAAACAAAAACCCAAGCGATTCAGACAGCAGCAATGAGGAAAATGGTGACGACAGTGAATCTGAAGCAGAACCGGCTGCGGCAAGTGAACCCGGCGAGAACAGTGCAGAAAGTGACGGAGAGGAAGAAGAGGCACAACCAGATGGACATATAACCAGCGATCAGTTGACTTCGCTGTTGCGTGGCGCCTCCAAAGCAAACAGACATGTACTGTATGTGACAAATCTCAACTTTGAGACTACCAAAGATGACTTGGAGTCACACTTTTCAGTCGCTGGCACAATAAAGGGCATACGCATACCCAAGAAGCGTCGCggtggctttgcttttgttgaaaTGGCAGATTTGGTCAGTTTTCAAAAAGGTTTTCAACTGCACAATACTGAGTTGCAAGGCAGAAAAATTAAGGTACAAATATCTGAAGCAGGCAAGAAAAAGTcggccaacaaaaaaaacataattaaacaaaagaatCGCAAGCTTGCTGAAATGCGCAACGAACAGAAAACATTCACAAAAAGTGGCAAATTCTACGACAAGGACCTGAAGAAG
- the LOC108595974 gene encoding larval cuticle protein 9, translating to MKFLFVLACLLAVAFASDDRSSVATEQAQEVNPDSFSYKLITSNGINVNQQGHLVDEHTQDVAGSYEYTSPEGKVIKVTYTAGVNGYKPTLHY from the exons atgaagTTCTTA TTTGTGCTTGCTTGCCTTTTGGCCGTTGCCTTCGCCAGTGATGACAGGAGCTCTGTGGCCACCGAACAGGCTCAGGAAGTGAACCCAGACAGCTTCTCCTACAAGCTGATCACATCGAATGGTATTAATGTGAATCAACAAGGACACTTGGTTGACGAACACACCCAGGATGTTGCTGGCTCATACGAATACACATCCCCCGAAGGCAAAGTTATCAAGGTTACCTACACCGCCGGTGTCAACGGATATAAGCCCACACTCCACTACTAA